In one window of Hevea brasiliensis isolate MT/VB/25A 57/8 chromosome 10, ASM3005281v1, whole genome shotgun sequence DNA:
- the LOC110666651 gene encoding polyadenylate-binding protein 2, which yields MEEEEHEVYGGEIPDVEGDMDSHNADVDMSAADEDAVKELDEMKKRLKEMEEEAAALREMQAKVEKEMGAVQDPASAAANQANKEEADSRSVFVGNVDYACTPEEVQQHFQSCGTVNRVTILTDKYGQPKGFAYVEFLEVEAVQEALLLNESELHGRQLKVLPKRTNVPGMKQYRPRHFNPYVGYRFRRPYVPNFYSPYGYGKVPRFRRPMRYMPYY from the exons ATGGAGGAAGAAGAGCATGAGGTGTACGGGGGGGAGATTCCTGACGTGGAAGGCGATATGGACTCTCACAACGCCGACGTCGACATGTCCGCCGCCGATGAAGACGCCGTCAAG GAGCTGGATGAGATGAAGAAGAGGTTGAAGGAGATGGAGGAGGAAGCGGCGGCTCTTCGCGAGATGCAAGCTAAGGTTGAGAAGGAGATGGGCGCTGTTCAAG ATCCAGCTAGTGCTGCTGCTAACCAAGCAAATAAGGAGGAAGCGGATTCTCGTTCTGTGTTTGTTGGCAAT GTTGATTATGCATGCACACCAGAAGAAGTCCAACAACACTTTCAATCTTGTGGTACAGTTAACAGGGTTACTATTCTGACAGACAAGTATGGCCAGCCAAAGGGTTTTGCTTATGTGGAATTCCTTGAAGTAGAGGCTGTACAAGAGGCTTTGCTTTTGAATGAATCTGAACTACATGGACGTCAATTGAAG GTTTTGCCCAAGAGGACCAATGTTCCTGGGATGAAGCAGTATCGACCAAGGCATTTCAATCCTTACGTTGGTTACCGGTTTAGGAGGCCATACGTGCCTAATTTCTACTCCCCTTATGGATATGG GAAGGTTCCTAGGTTCAGAAGGCCAATGCGATACATGCCCTATTACTAG